Proteins found in one Eretmochelys imbricata isolate rEreImb1 chromosome 9, rEreImb1.hap1, whole genome shotgun sequence genomic segment:
- the BDH1 gene encoding D-beta-hydroxybutyrate dehydrogenase, mitochondrial, translating to MMLATRISRPLSLLSMKTLNFRDIGNGLRPVQGFCFPFLTPSGRRSYASEINQIGSKAVLITGCDSGFGFSLAKHLHSKGFIVFAGCLFKDQGEAGSQELDNMKSERMRTIQLNVCNSQEIDRAVEHMGASLKDPQKGLWGLVNNAGISTFGEVEFTSLETYKEVAEVNLWGTIRTTKAFLPLIRRAKGRVVNISSMMGRMGSPARSSYCITKFGVEAFSDCLRYEMHPQGVKICVVEPGNFIGATNLYTPERIKAIAEKMWKELPETVRKDYGRKYLDEQITKMESYCNSGSPDTSPVIDSITHALTSSSPYTRYHPMDYYWWLRVQIMTHLPAAISDRIYIY from the exons ATGATGCTGGCTACCAGGATATCCCGGCCTCTGTCACTTTTATCTATGAAAACTCTGAATTTCAGGGACATTGGAAATGGTCTCAG GCCTGTGCAAGGATTTTGCTTTCCTTTCTTGACTCCAAGTGGCAGACGTTCTTATGCAAGTGAAATAAATCAG ATTGGTAGCAAAGCTGTGCTCATTACTGGCTGTGACTCAGGATTTGGGTTCTCTTTAGCCAAACACCTGCACTCCAAAGGCTTCATTGTCTTTGCTGGCTGCCTGTTTAAG GACCAAGGAGAAGCAGGTTCTCAAGAACTGGACAATATGAAGAGTGAGCGAATGAGAACTATCCAGCTCAATGTCTGCAACAGCCAAGAGATTGACCGAGCGGTGGAGCATATGGGTGCCAGTTTGAAGGACCCCCAGAAAG GGCTTTGGGGGCTGGTGAACAATGCTGGGATCTCCACGTTCGGAGAAGTAGAGTTCACCAGCTTGGAGACCTACAAGGAGGTAGCTGAAGTGAATCTGTGGGGGACAATCCGAACCACTAAGGCTTTCCTCCCTCTAATCCGGAGGGCCAAAG GTCGTGTGGTGAACATCAGCAGCATGATGGGTCGGATGGGCAGCCCTGCTCGATCGTCATACTGCATCACTAAGTTTGGGGTGGAAGCCTTCTCCGATTGCCTGCGGTACGAGATGCACCCCCAAGGAGTGAAGATCTGTGTGGTGGAACCTGGGAACTTCATAGGGGCCACCAACCTGTACACCCCTGAGCGAATTAAAGCCATAGCAGAGAAAATGTGGAAGGAGCTTCCAGAGACTGTGCGCAAAGACTATGGCAGGAAGTACTTGGATGAGCAAATCACCAAGATGGAGAGTTACTGCAACAGTGGCTCACCAGACACCTCGCCAGTCATCGACAGCATCACCCATGCACTGACGTCGTCCTCCCCCTACACCCGCTACCACCCCATGGATTACTACTGGTGGCTGCGCGTGCAGATCATGACGCACTTGCCTGCTGCTATTTCGGATCGGATCTACATTTACTGA